In Gossypium arboreum isolate Shixiya-1 chromosome 3, ASM2569848v2, whole genome shotgun sequence, the sequence CTACTCAGATGATATAGCAGAGTGTATCTCAATTTTTTTACTTCTGCATGTAATAAAATGCCTCACATTTTGGAAATGTTTTACCTTCtacttattaataattttatgattgtttggaaaatgaaatttgtgtttgtgttTGGTCATTGCTCAATAATTTGGAGCATGTTTTaactaaaatatatacatatggtTGTTTATGTAAATTAATTTGTATTTAaccataaataattattatttaattcaaaaataaataaaattatgttagaaagaatTTTTTGAACGAGTATTCTTTGATGTTCAAAGCTtagattttgtaaaaattttgttaaagcaAAATCACccgaacataaaaaaaaatttataagttCATTTTTGAGAaattatattttaagtaatttttcatGTAATAGCACACCCTGATTATTAATATATCGTGGATTAaccactaatataataataaaagaatatattGATATTAAATCTGTAGTTCACATCCCAATCCAAAACACTAAACAACTCTGATTCTTCTCctatatatattaatatgttcaattttatataaaatatagaaaacacAACCTAATAcaacttataaaattataatatttttgtaaaaaaaatctaATAATTAAATCTTAACGACTCAACACTTGCTTCCCTCCTATCACAATTATGAGTTCCAAAAGTAAAATGAGACACAAAAGCCGTTGAATTATTTAAAGTTATTgtgttattaaatttttttaaaagtttaattagtgaattttaagTGACACTTCAATGATCAATAAAGtagattaatatttattaataagtATAATAACATATCTTATATTTaagttaatttgataattaatatcaaaattaaaggaCAATATTTTTGAATGTTAGTTTGAAATTTATAACATTcaacattattttttaaaaaaattaaactgtaAAAAAAAGAGTAAGAAAATCTTTTAATTTGTGCAAGTAATACAAACGAAAAAAGttatacaataataattttaatcattcaatagtttaaataaaatttttaaattattttaaaatttttaaaattaaataattaaaatataatttacaaataatttaataatattcagCGCAATTAGATAGAATAAAAATTGGTGTGGGAATGGGTGGACCTCACAACAGACCGCCCAAGAATAAGAAAATGGTTCCCTTAGATATTATTGCATCTCCACCAAGTAAGATCCTTCCACGTGTCCTTCTAGAATCCTCTATTTGCACCCAGAAAAGTAAAGAAAGATGAAATTGGAAAACCGCCCGCTCTGGCATTGTGATATCCTTAGATCCGATATAAACCGTTGGATCTCATCTAACATCCCATATGAATTcatctataaaataaataaaattgcaCTTGTTTTACACCGTAGATTACGATCGTTTATTTTCTCTCAAAAAAGTGAAGCAAAGGATACTTGCATCAAACAGATGGCAACCATGGAGAAGGTATTTTgatctcttctttcttcttctcctcctttctcccttattttaaaatttaagcttAGAGCTTTTTTGTTTGTGATTTgatttaaaatgttaggggttaGAGTTTGAGAACAAGAATTTAGGCCTCAAGCACCTAAACTTCGTCAGGGTGGCTACAATCCACGCCTTGGTTTGCGTCTCGAACCTTTACGATTACTCTAAACAGAACTCGGGGCCGTTGAGATCCACCGTTGACGCCGTCGAGCATGCCGTTACCACTGCCGTCGGTCCCGCCTACGGGAAATTTAAGGATGTTCCTGATCATTTTCTTGGATTTCTTGATAACAAGGTATTCGCCCATTAAGAAAAAATCACTGTTTGGAACTTTTGATCAGAAGTTTCTGTTGATTAGTTCTTTCTCGTCTTTAAGTTTAGCAAGTAATTTTAGTATTTTGAAATTCATCGGAAGAGTAAGGATTAaatctaatattttaaaaatggGGAAAGTTCAGTTTAGCGTGAACCAATTTATTCCTAACTTTATTATCGTATTTGATTAAAATAACCGTAGGTAGATGAGGTTTCACACAAATTTGACGAGCATGCTCCAGCACCAGCCAAGCAAGTGGTTAACCTGGCCCACGATTTGGTCCAAAAGGCAACCCAAAAGGCTCAGAAACTAGTAGAGGAGGCTCGAACCAATGGAGCACGAGGGGCTTTGCACTACGCTGCAGCTGAGTACAAGAACTTGGTGTTGGTAAGCTCGACCAAGTTGTGGGTTAAACTGAACAGCAACTTGACTTTCAACTCAGTGACAGAAAAGGTTGTTCCCAAAGCAGCTAATTTGTGTGAGAAATACAACAGTTGGTTAAAGGAGAAGAGCGGAAAAGGTTATCCTGTGGTTGGGTATTTACCATCGATTCCCGTTGATGCCTTTGGGAAGGCTGTTAAGGAAGCtgaaggaaaagagaaagcaaatgCGGATGATCATAAATCTGAATCAGATTCAGATTAGGTGTTTGGTTTCTGAGTGTGTTAGTAGAGAGGCAATGTGATGCTTTGCCATTGTAAATTGGCTACATGTCGAATCTAATATGACTTGGTTCGTTTAGATGTCTGACATGTTTGCTCTCTGAATTTGTGGCTGATTTTATGATATGCCCTTTTCAACTTTCAATCTTCCAGCTTGTATTAGATTATGAGTACATACGATTaaaaagttatttatttttaatttaaaattaaattaggcattttttaaataataaaggtTTACCTATTGGTGAAAAAATAAAGGTTAAAATCTGTTTTAGTCCTTGCATTTACATAAAATTTGAGTTTTAGCTTTTgtatttttagaaattaaaaattcaattcaatcatcACTGACATTaggtaatttttaaaaattttgttaaatcatattttgataatttctgatgaaaaattaaaaatgttaatacataaataaaattattttcaaaatagaaAATATGGTTTTTAGCTATTTTTCTATCAATTCAGTTAGTGAATTTAAGATAATTATTTTATACTTTAGGGTTaatgtaaattaaataatataaattaaataaaacaaatagttaAAAGAcatgaatttaattaattttaaataatttaccaGTTAATTGAATTTTTAAGTTCTATTACTAAAATCTCAACCGTGACAATCAAGTTTGATTTTTGCTTGAGAAATAAGTATATATTAAACTTAATTGTTCAATTTTTTTCTGTCTAATAAAGTTCTAAACTTGGTTTTGTTGGAAGTCAGTTCACTTTGTGCTGCTCCCTAGTCTTCGTGCTATTCCCTTCTGGCCATGGATTTTACCACTTCTTTTAACTAAGTGACACCAAAATATGGATTAaccaattaaatcaaaataaaataagtttgattttatttatttagaatCCTTTTATTTCCGAATTTCAAACCTAAATCTTTCTTtgattattcaatttttttaatcgaTTTTGCATTTTTAAAACAAATGAATtggtatatttttaattaataaatattaaatacatattcATATCTAAATCTAAAATCGTATCAAATCCGTCTGAACCTAAAATTTAAATCCAAATAACAAACCAATCCAAAATTTAATTTGACTATATGGCTACGAAGTTACTAATGGAAGCAAGGCTACGGGCACATCATCTGCTACTGCTACTGCTACATTTCACCTTTTTATGTTTCACTTAATGCTTGTTCCGGTATCAAAAAGAAATATTCATGAAACTTTGTAATTACAATAATAACGatctttttttttaagtttctaCTATTAGAAATACAATACAAGCTCAATTTTATACCTAGGCAACTACAGGTAGAATCAAACTAATACAAGCACAACAGACAAACCGAATAAAACCCATCTATGACATAGATGCACATGTTGGGACTAAAGACCCAAATGTTACAATTTTGCATATGCTAACACTCATATTTAGATACtcaaaagcccaaaacttcatcTTAACCAACAATGCTTCTCCTTGATAAGGCTCAATCCAGTCATGTGGTGCCGATTCATTTTAAAAGAGTGTCAATTTATTTGGTTTTTGATATATTAAACTCAAACCAATCAAATGCACACTCCTACTTCTCCCAAATAAGGGGTGGCTTAATTAGAAGAAGAAAGGAGAGACAACAGCAACATAAATGTTCAAAACCAGTCTTACCCAATACAAggcaacaacatgatggctaaaCAAAGCAAATATTCAGCAACACAGAGTATTTATTTCCCTTACAAGTCTTACCCATTGAGTTACAtggaaaatttattttcattcatAAACCAGTGTCCCAACTGAAATGTTCAAAAGTACACTACAAAACAAGCAGAATCTTTTAATTCAAACCAACAGTAAAAAAGGTTTCAATGTCCACTTCCCATTTGTAGATCAAGCTCCAAACCATCTGCTAATGGCTTCTGATTCCTACATCAATGGAAACCTTATTAGAAATTACTCCCAAgattgaaaatatgaaattgtaaATTCACTCTTCATTCAGTGTCTCCATTGCTTTATAATCACTTGTCACAACTCCACCATTGTCACTGTTGCAGAGGTGACtaaataaaacacaaaaaaggATTTCATTTGGCAATTATTAGCTTGCATCACTTCTAACACTTTTGTGGAAGCAACATATTCTAATCCCTGCAGTGTCAATTGTCGATGGGTAAACAGTCTGCCTACAAATCCAGGTTAAAGTCTGATGCAAATTTTTACACCTTCACTTAAATAAGATGCAAATGGTAATCATTAGCAAGTCTAAGATGGTGATTTAACCATTAAAACACCAGTGCAAGCCCTTCAATTTAGAAACAACACTTGGTATTACTTAAGCTCTACTACTATCTTGGAACCACTGAATACTAAATTAGTTTTGAAGTATTAGTGTAAAATTTTCGATAAGAATTAACTTTTACCTCAAATGAATCAGAGCTTCAGACCTAAGCCAAATCAAGAAAACTTCATACCAACAAACTGAACTCTAAACTCTAAAATCTAAATTGTTCCTGAAACTTCAATGTGCTGATCGAACCAGTAAAACCCAAATCTTAGAGTAGATATACGATTCTCAAAATCCGGTGCCCATGAATAATTTAATAGAAGCATAAATAAAATCCCAGAATGAGTTGAAAAAAGAAACCTCAGTTTCGTTTGGTGGAGGACGCATAACTGTCTTGAAGAAGGTCATCATAAGGATCCCTGCGGCCGGGGACTTGGCTAATCTGAGGATCCCAACGGAGCTGAGCATTGTGGCGCTCAAATGTCCAAAACCCATAAGGCCGCAGTGGATAACTCCACATCTCCTTGGTTTTTGCgcatcgatccttcatagagtaaACGTGTTCTCTGAATTTTCTATCCCTCTCTTTTGGGTCCTCCATTAACCTCAACACCAGATTCTCTGCAAATTCCATAATGAACCCCATTTTCTTCCTGGAAAACACAAATAACCGAAACCCTAAGTTCAACAAACAAACTcactataaaaaaaattactGGATAGCTAATCAAATAGAATAGGCACAAAACAAGGTGACAAAGGAAACCTGTTTGAAGATCTCAAGTGGCGATTAACAGAGCCAAGGTCTTCAATTTGTCGAAAGCAAAGATTGGGAAAACCTCTGACACAGACTGTTACGAGTAATCGAAGAGCCTAACTTGGGCTAAAGCTCTACAACTCCATGGCTGTCATTAGGCCTGGCCTAGTTTCTGGGGATAATGGTAGGCGTTCTTTGGGATCAAAAGCCCTTATAAAGGTTGTATTAAATCTTCTTGACTCTAACCAAGGCTAAGGcccaataattttataaaagaaattttgaaCTACATCTCAAATGGATGGGTTTGGATAAAATATTATTCAAGaacataaaattaatttaaaattgtcacattaggtggaaaattttatattttaaaaaatgataaaaaatagcCTATTAAATCTTAGTTCAGTTGGTATAGATATTATTATCAATGCAAGAGGACATGAGCTTGAATAT encodes:
- the LOC108464866 gene encoding REF/SRPP-like protein At1g67360 yields the protein MATMEKGLEFENKNLGLKHLNFVRVATIHALVCVSNLYDYSKQNSGPLRSTVDAVEHAVTTAVGPAYGKFKDVPDHFLGFLDNKVDEVSHKFDEHAPAPAKQVVNLAHDLVQKATQKAQKLVEEARTNGARGALHYAAAEYKNLVLVSSTKLWVKLNSNLTFNSVTEKVVPKAANLCEKYNSWLKEKSGKGYPVVGYLPSIPVDAFGKAVKEAEGKEKANADDHKSESDSD
- the LOC108464867 gene encoding uncharacterized protein LOC108464867, which translates into the protein MGFIMEFAENLVLRLMEDPKERDRKFREHVYSMKDRCAKTKEMWSYPLRPYGFWTFERHNAQLRWDPQISQVPGRRDPYDDLLQDSYASSTKRN